The following are encoded together in the Pithys albifrons albifrons isolate INPA30051 chromosome 5, PitAlb_v1, whole genome shotgun sequence genome:
- the CCNI gene encoding cyclin-I — MKFSGPLESQRLSLLLETAISREAQMWKAHVPKIQPNQDAAISPRQRDEVIQWLAKLKYQFHLYPETLALAISLLDRFLAAVKARPKYLNCIAISCFFLAAKTIEEDERIPVLKVLARDSFCGCSPAEIRRMEKIILDKLNWDLHMATPLDFLHIFHAVAVSSRPQLLALLPTLSPSQHVVVLTKQLLHCMACFQLLQFKGSMLALAIVSLELEKLLPDWLALIIELLQKAQMDSSQLIHCRELVAHHLSTAQPSLLPNPVYVYSPLQQTLVTCNRGAFHRQPSSVPGPGLSTDNGRPEAPVTGTAALHPRLPGPAKQASAKRKVEEMEVDDFYDGIKRLYNEDLAPEVVALETVGSACGADVSRQEGSVSPCPPLQPVSVM; from the exons ATGAAGTTTTCAGGACCCCTGGAGAGCCAGAGGTTGTCTCTCCTTCTGGAGACGGCAATCTCTAGGGAGGCTCAGATGTGGAAAGCACATGTGCCGAAAATTCAGCCCAATCAG gaTGCAGCCATTTCTCCAAGGCAGAGGGATGAGGTCATCCAGTGGCTGGCCAAGCTCAAGTACCAGTTCCACCTTTACCCAGAAACGCTCGCCCTGGCCATCAGCCTCTTGGACAGGTTTTTAGCTGCAGTAAAG GCCCGTCCAAAGTACCTCAACTGTATTGCAATCAGCTGCTTCTTCCTCGCTGCAAAGACCATCGAGGAAGATGAG AGGATTCCAGTACTGAAGGTGTTGGCTCGGGACAGCTTTTGTGGTTGTTCTCCAGCTGAAATTCGCAGAATGGAGAAGATCATCCTGGATAAACTGAACTGGGATCTTCACATGGCAACGCCCCTGGATTTCCTTCATATT TTCCACGCCGTGGCAGTGTCCAGCAGGCCGCAGCTCCTGGCCCTCCTGCCCACGCTGAGCCCATCGCAGCACGTGGTAGTGCTCACCaagcagctgctgcactgcATGGCCtgtttccagctgctgcagttcAAGGGCTCCATGCTGGCGCTGGCCATCGTCAgcctggagctggagaagctgctccCCGACTGGCTGGCTCTCATCATCGAGCTGCTCCAGAAGGCACAG ATGGACAGCTCGCAGCTGATCCACTGCCGGGAGCTCGTGGCACATCACCTTTCCACCGCGCAGCCTTCTCTGCTGCCCAACCCTGTATATGTCTACAGTCCCCTCCAGCAGACCCTGGTGACCTGTAACAGAGGAGCGTTCCACCGCCAGCCCTCCTCTGTCCCAGGGCCGGGTCTCTCCACGGACAACGGCCGGCCAGAAGCGCCAGTCACAGGTACAGCCGCGCTCCACCCGCgcctgcccggccccgccaAACAGGCCTCCGCCAAGCGCAAGGTGGAAGAGATGGAAGTGGACGACTTCTACGACGGGATCAAGCGTCTCTACAACGAGGACCTCGCCCCGGAGGTCGTGGCCCTGGAGACCGTGGGCTCTGCGTGCGGCGCCGACGTGTCGCGGCAGGAGGGCAGCGTGTCCCCTTGCCCGCCCCTGCAGCCCGTGTCTGTCATGTAG